In Solanum lycopersicum chromosome 5, SLM_r2.1, the following are encoded in one genomic region:
- the LOC138348613 gene encoding uncharacterized protein, protein MGDSSSDSEDPDEPKDVSMVAVHEEETVFNEMFALMAHTEYEEEDNQVTLLDMKNDLDKYSLKKLRTLAKVMIDSVIELAYEKDTMNAELDSLTENKVKLEEKMLKMVSLESNNSELKNQLNQITEEVEKLNGISNGLQAEIQEKLTNSEKKLGLSLEKYNKLEQDIVKLKEELEKSLKWTKSSKLLSNATNQSNFNKKGLGSSNITPPYNPHSKYVFVSDNLLCLHCSKNGHLKGERSSWRNSCERLSYYAERQNLPKERPGPPKHVSTHRFSKKKSVPTPMSFVRKLQNLPYWTKYNLITPLSAFWELKLEWVPKLNK, encoded by the coding sequence ATGGGGGATTCctcaagtgattcagaagaccCTGATGAGCCAAAAGATGTGTCCATGGTTGCTGTACATGAGGAGGAAACtgtcttcaatgaaatgtttgctctcatgGCTCACACAGAatatgaagaagaggacaatcaggtaactcttttagatatgaaaaatgacttggataaatattctcttaaaaaattgagaactttGGCAAAAGTCATGATTGATTCTGTGATAGAATTAGCATATGAAAAAGACACCATGAATGCTGAACTTGACagtttaactgaaaacaaagttaaacttgaagagaaaatgttAAAAATGGTGTCTCTAGAGTCAAATAACTCTGAACTTAAGAACCAGTTGAACCAGATTACTGAAGAAGTTGAAAAGCTGAATGGAATATCAAATGGTTTGCAagctgaaattcaagaaaaattgacaAATTCTGAGAAAAAACTTGGTCTGTCGCTTGAAAAGTATAACAAATTAGAACAGGATATTgtcaaacttaaggaagaacttgaaaaatcccttaagtggacaaaatcctcaaagttactgtcaaatgcaacaaatcagagtaatttcaataagaaaggactaggaagtTCGAACATCACTCCTCCTTATAATCCTCAcagtaagtatgtgtttgtgtctgACAATCTGCTATGTCTTCACTGTAGTAAGAATGGACATTTGAAGGGTGAGCGTTCTAGCTGGAGAAACTCCTGTGAAAGGCTCTCTTATTATGCTGAAAGGCAAAATTTACCAAAAGAGAGACCTGGTCCTCCAAAGCATGTTTCAACTcacagattttcaaagaaaaaatctgtCCCTACTCCCATGTCCTTTGTTAGAAAGCTTCAAAATCTACCCTATTGGACTAAATACAATCTAATTACTCCTTTGTCTGCCTTCTGGGAACTCAAATTGGAATGGGTTCCCAAGCTAAACAAGTGA
- the LOC101249728 gene encoding protein JINGUBANG — protein MKFRSWISPFSSVNAAADHPIPPPKGMFPDDASNFSDLPSSTASPSLVSQETNSLSSLQSNLSLLTLPSVPSLQNLSPATLNLAISARCVNSLNPRNAHVTFLAMHNNLLYAASSNEINVFELINFALIDTFNNKDPSSGSAKSVSFLDGKIFTAHQDCKIRVWKLTPNKQHKLIATLPTLEDRLRRFVFPSSYTNVRRHKKKMWIEHHDAVSGLAVNENLMCSVSWDRCLKIWGGSKLRCIESIKAHDDAINAVVVGKDGTIFTGSADKRIRVWGKPYAEKKGKIGLIATLEKHKSAVNALALSSDESVLFSGACDRSILVWEREDSANYMVVTGALRGHTKAILCLINVSDLLFSGSADRTVRIWTRGNQGQFCCLTVLDGHRTPVRSLVATPAESGGVKLFSGSFDGEIKEWQIVVSSSSGS, from the coding sequence ATGAAATTTCGATCATGGATTTCACCTTTTTCCTCCGTCAACGCCGCCGCCGACCACCCTATTCCGCCGCCAAAAGGGATGTTTCCCGATGATGCAAGTAACTTCTCCGATTTACCCAGTAGTACTGCTTCACCGTCATTAGTTTCTCAAGAAACAAATTCTCTCAGCAGTTTACAGAGCAATCTCTCACTTTTAACTTTACCTTCTGTTCCTTCTCTACAAAATCTCTCCCCTGCAACTTTAAACCTCGCTATCTCCGCTCGTTGCGTAAATTCTCTAAATCCCAGAAATGCCCATGTCACTTTCCTTGCTATGCATAACAATCTGTTATATGCAGCTTCCTCAAATGAAATCAACGTTTTCGAACTCATAAATTTCGCACTTATCGATACTTTCAATAACAAAGACCCATCTTCTGGTTCTGCAAAATCTGTTAGTTTCCTCGACGGTAAAATCTTCACTGCGCATCAGGATTGTAAAATCCGGGTGTGGAAGTTGACACCCAATAAGCAGCATAAACTAATAGCAACCCTCCCGACGCTTGAGGATCGATTACGCCGGTTTGTGTTTCCGAGTAGTTATACAAATGTGAGAagacataagaaaaaaatgtggaTCGAACATCATGATGCTGTTTCTGGGTTAGCTGTGAATGAGAATTTGATGTGCTCTGTTTCGTGGGATCGGTGTTTGAAAATCTGGGGAGGTTCGAAATTACGGTGTATTGAATCGATTAAAGCTCATGATGATGCGATTAACGCTGTTGTCGTAGGGAAGGACGGAACAATTTTTACAGGTTCGGCTGATAAACGGATTCGGGTTTGGGGGAAACCGTATGCGGAGAAGAAAGGTAAAATTGGATTAATTGCGACGTTGGAGAAGCATAAATCGGCGGTGAATGCATTAGCGTTAAGCTCCGATGAGTCTGTGTTATTTTCTGGCGCCTGTGACCGGTCGATTTTAGTGTGGGAAAGAGAAGACAGTGCGAATTATATGGTGGTTACTGGTGCATTGAGAGGTCATACGAAGGCGATACTGTGTCTGATCAACGTTTCTGATTTGTTGTTTAGTGGATCGGCGGATCGAACGGTGAGGATTTGGACACGTGGGAATCAGGGACAGTTCTGTTGTTTAACGGTACTTGATGGACATCGAACACCGGTGAGGTCATTGGTGGCGACGCCGGCGGAAAGCGGTGGTGTTAAGTTGTTTAGTGGAAGCTTTGACGGAGAAATTAAAGAGTGGCAAATTGTGGTTTCTAGTTCAAGTGgaagttga